The nucleotide sequence GCCGAACCAAACGAAACTTATAAAACTTCCAAAAAATGAAGAGCAATACTGTAAAATTTATTGATTTATTCGCTGGGCTTGGCGGTATACGTTTAGGTTTTGAAAAAGCGTTTAAAAATGCTGGAATGGAAACCGAATGTGTAATGACATCCGAAATAAAACCCTATGCCGTAAAAACGCTTAAACACAATTTTGGGCACGAATTTTTGGCCGGCGATATTTTTGAAATCCGAAATGAATTTATTCCCGATTTTGATTTTTTATTGGGTGGTTTTCCCTGTCAGCCTTTTAGTGCAGGTGGAAAACGTCAAGGCTTTTTGGATACAAGAGGAACTTTGTTTTTTGAAATCGAACGCATTTTGAGAGATAAAAAACCTTACGGCTTCATTCTCGAAAATGTGGAAGGTTTGGTAAAACACGATTTAGAAAATAAGAATGACAAAATAGGCAGAACACTAAAAACGATTTTGCATACCCTTGAAAATGATTTGGGTTACAAAACAAGCTGGAAAGTTTTTGATAGTTTGGAATTTGGTTTGCCTCAATCTCGCAAAAGAATTTTTATTGTCGGCACAAAAGATGAAAAAATTGATTTGGATGGAAACGAACCACAATTTAAAGCGTTGGAAAGTGTTTTAGAAAAAGGGTTGCCAACATTGAAATCAGATTTTATTGATAAACTTTTGTCTCATTTTTCATTGGAAGATTTGTACGGAAAATCCATAAAAGACAAACGTGGTGGCGACAATAATATCCATAGTTGGGATATTGAAATAAAAGGAAGTGTGTCTAAACAACAAGCAGAAATCCTAAACCAATTGTTCAAACAAAGACGAAAAAAACAATGGGCAGAAGAAATCGGCATTGATTGGATGGATGGAATGGCTTTGACTTTAGAACAAATCAATACGTTTATTGACTTGCCAAAAAAGGAATTGAAAACTTTGTTAGACGATTTGACTTCAAAAGGATATTTAAAATTAGAACATCCGAAAAAGTTGGTAAAAATTCAAACTGAAAATGGCGTTGCAACTTCTCGTGAATATGACGAAACCAAACCGAAAGGTTACAACATCGTAACTGGAAAATTGAGTTTTGAAGTAAATAAAGTTCTTGACCCAAAAGACATTGCTCCGACTTTAGTAGCTACTGATGTTTCTCGATTAGCCGTTCCAGACGGAAACGGTTTGCGTAGATTAACTATTCGTGAGGGTTTACGTTTGTTTGGCTATCCCGAATGGTACGAAATTCCAACAAAAGAATACGATGCTTTTGACTTGTTAGGAAATACGGTTGCTGTACCTGTGGTCGAATTTGTTGTCTCAAGAATAATAGAAACTAGAAATTTGGAATTTATGACATTGGATAATATTCATTCAAAACTTCATCAAGTACATTGAGATTTCGTTGATTAAATACATAATCACTTGCATCATAAATTCTATGCAAATCATTCTGTCTTCCAACCCATCCAAAACCATCACAGTAATTTAGCATAATAATTTTATTCGCTCGATGATTGGCATTATGTCGCATTAAAGCACCATAGAATTCTACAAGTTGGTCAGCTCTTTTTGATTGACCACTTCCAGTAGTTATATTGTAAGAAGATTCAATTAAAATAATTGGCGCACCAACACTAGGGATTAGAAAATCTATATTTTTATTTAGAAGAGGAAATTCTTTTTGAAGTTCGTATGTCAACGAAGAATTAATATTGATTTTGTAAGTGTCCAGTCTAGACTGTATAATCTTTTCAACGTGAGCTCCTACTTTGTTTGAATATTTGTCTTGAATTTCATTATCGTTTAAAATTCTTTCAACATATTTAAAGTCTTTTAAAACTTCAATGAAGTCAACTTCATTTAGCTTAAAATTTCGCATATAATAGAGAGGAATTTCAGCACCAATTCTTGAATTTCTACCATTTATAAAAAAATCAATTAGCAAAACTCGAAATTCTACATCATTTTTAATAGTTCTACTAATTTTTTTGACATCCCACTCTGTTTTAAACTCTTCTCCATTAAAACGATATCTTAAAAGAGAAACCACTCTTTTAAGTCTTTCTTCTGAAAGTCCAATTAAAGAAACAAAAGCTTTCAATTTCACTACTGGAGAAAAATTATCTACCTCTGTTAAAAAGATTGATAATTCTTCAGGACTTGAAAAACGATTACAGTTGGCATTGATATAATTTGTTAATGGCTCGATTGATAGTAAAAAGTTATTATCAAAATCGTCGTCAATCATAAATGACATACTATTCTTCCAAGCTTCAAATGATATTTTTGGCATTTTTGTAGTTTTTACAAATTTAGTTTTTTTCTTGTAATTCAACTCGTATTCGTGCTTAATCTGGAAGGTAAAAACTCTCAGAAGCTTAATAAAACATTATTTATAAAATCAAACTTACTCCAAAATCTGCGCAGCGTGGTCTTTGGTCTTGACTTTCTCAATCACTTGAATGCAGATACCATTTTCATCAAAAACAAAAGTCGTTCTCACAATCCCCATAAACTCTCTCCCCATAAATTTCTTCAACTGCCAAACTCCAAATTTGTCAATGATATCGTGGTTCTCATCTGCAATGACATCAAATGGCAACTCATTTTTATCACTGAAATTTTTCTGACGCTTTACAGAATCTGCACTGACCCCCAGTAATTGGTAGCCTTTCTTCTTCAAAACTGAATAATTGTCGCGCAAATTACAAGCTTCAGCCGTACAACCTGGCGTGCTTGCTTTTGGATAAAAGAAAACAACTAATTTTTTGCCTTTGAATTGTTCTGAATTAATTTCATTCCCTTCTTGATTTGTTCCAACAAATTCCGGTAAAGAATCGCCAAGCTTCAGCATAATTTATATTTTTGTTGATACAAATTTAGCATCAAAATGACGAAAAAACAAAGAGCGCAGATTATTCAGGAAGAATTAGAAAAATTATATCCCGAAGTTCCAATTCCTCTAGACCATAAAGATGCTTACACCCTGATGGTTGCAGTCGCACTCTCTGCACAAACGACGGACAGAAAAGTGAACCAAATTACACCAAAACTTTTTGCTGTCGCGGACACGCCTGAGAAAATGGCTAAGCTGAGCATGGAAGAAATCAAGGAACTCATCAAAGAAATCGGACTTGCCAATTCCAAAGCGAAAAACCTTAAAAAAATGGCAGAAGTCTTGGTGGAAAAATTCAATTCTGTAGTACCACAAACTTATGAAGAATTGGAAAGTCTGGCCGGTGTTGGACACAAAACAGCTTCTGTGGTGATGAGCCAAGGATTTGGTTTTCCTGCATTTCCGGTTGATACACATATCCATAGATTGATGACACAATGGAAATTAACCTCAGGAAAAAACGTTATAGAAACCGAAAGAGACGCAAAAAATCTTTGGAATGAAAATGTTTGGAATAAGCTTCATCTTCAGATTATTTTTTACGGAAGAGAATATTCGCCAGCGAGAGGTAACAAGGAAAACGATTTTATTCCGAAGCTTTTGTTTGAGAAATAAAAATCAGTTTTTATTTATGATATTTGTAAAAACAAATAACTAGATGGGAAGTATTGCAACAACAGTTGATGAACAATTAAAAATATTAACAGACAGAGGAATGACTTTTGATTATGAAGAAGCTAAATTAAAAGAAATTCTACTTGATATTGGTTATTATAAATTAGGATTTTATTGGCATCATTTTCAAAAAGATAGAAATCACAATTTCTTAGAAGGGACTAAAATCTCTGATGTAATAAAACTCTACTATCTAGATGTTAACTTAAAATCAGTCCTTGCAAAAGCAATTAATCGAATTGAAGTAAACTTTAAAACCAAACTAATTTATTTTGGCTCCAATAAATATAAAGACAATCCTTTTTGGTTTTGTGACACAACTTTGATTGAAGATTATTTTACTGATGAATTCCCTAGAGTGTATACAAATAAATTTATCAATGATAACAAGCCAATTAAAAATCATCATAAAAAATATCCAAAGCAAACCTATGCTCCCGCTTGGAAAACCTTAGAATTTCTAAGTTTGGGAACTATTATTGTTCTTTATAGTTGTCTAAAAGACATAAATTTAAAGAAGGAAATAGCACTCTGTTTTGGAGTGAAAAAACCTCAAATATTTGAAAATTATTTAAAAACAATTGTCTTTATACGAAACATTTGTGCTCACAATGATTTACTTTACGACTCTAATACAGCTAAAGAAATCGAAACAACACCAATGATAATCTTCAATAATAACAATAGACATTCGTTGGATTCATCAATTAAAGTCATTCTTTATTTCCTAGGTCAAGTTTCAGCAAACAGAAGAAATGAGGTCCAAAAAGAAATTGATATTATCTTTAGAGAACATCAAAGTAATCCTATAATTTCAACCATTCTTACAGAAAAAAGCAATTATAGATTTTAGCTTAGATTTTTGTATGTACCAAAAATGTTATATATTTGCGGAACAAAAGTGCCCAACTTATCATTTGCATAGGCGCTGCACTCTAAAAAATTAAAATTCATCCCAGACTTGCTCTGGGATTTTTATTGTTAATATTCAAAACTTAATTTTTATTCTTCAGCATTCTCCTCATATGGTAATATTTGGTTTGCTTGATGTGATGCGGATATTTTCTTCCTTTCGGAATATTATTGAAAATCAAAGCCATAATTAACAAAATTAGAACGCCACTCAAAACTGGAGACAAAGCATACCAATATCCCAATTCTTGAATTTTGTCTGATGGAAGAACTGCAATCAAAGCGGTTGCGCCACCTGGAGGATGCATTGTTTTGGTAATTTGCATCACAACAATAGAAGAAGCGACTGCAATAGAAGCATTCAACCAAAGAATATCTGGTACGAATTTATAAGCCGTAACACCAACTAAAGCCGACAAAACGTGTCCGCCAATCAGATTTCTGGGTTGCGCTAAAGGGCTATTTACAGCGCCATAAATCAAAACACTTGATGCGCCGAATGAACCAATTAGAAAAATATTTTCAATCTCTGAGAAATGTTGAGACTGCAAAAAAGCAATCAATCCTATTCCGAAAAAAGCTCCAAGAAAGGACCAAAAATGGTCTTTGAAATCAACAAGCGTTTCCTGATAAAAGATATATTTAGTTTGCCTTAGTCTTCTTTTGATATGCCTGCTCATTGCTTCACACCTTTCGACCAAAGATTCATTTTTCTTTCCAAAACTTCCAGAGGAAGGCAACCTTGGCTCAAAACTTCATCGTGGAAAGAAGCCAAATTAAATTTCTTGCCTTGCTCATTTTGGCACTTATTTCTTAATTCTCTGATTTTCATTGCTCCGGTTTTGTAACTCAAAGCTTGTCCAGGCAAAGCCATATATCGCTCCACTTCCGCAGTTGCACCAGCTTCGTCATAAGCGACATTGCTTAAGAAATATTTAATCGCTTCTTCGCGAGACATTTGTCCTGTGTGGATTCCTGTATCAATAACAAGACGAACTGCTCTCAACATCTCATCACTCAAAGAACCCATTTTTTGATAAGGATCTGTATAAAGCCCAAACTCTGAACCTAAAGATTCGCAATACAATGCCCAACCTTCGCCGTAAGCACCAATCCAACCGAATCTCATAAACTTTGGTAATTTGGTATTTTCCTGTTGCAAAGAAATCTGATAATGATGTCCGGGAATCGCTTCGTGCAGGAAAAGAGACTCCATTCCGGATGTCACATTGAATTTTGTTGGGTCAGGAATCGGCATATAAAAAATCCCTGGACGTTTTCCATCGGCACTTCCTTGGATATATTCTGCACTAGCACTCGCTTCACGGTATTTTTCTGTTTGGCGAATTTCAAAAGGTGTTTTAGGCGTAACGTTGAACATCGTTTTCAGCTTCGGAGTGATTTTGTCCAAAATTGATTGGAAGCCTGCCAATACTTCTGCCGAAGTTTTATAAGGCATTGCTTTTGGGTCGGTTTTCACATAATTCAGAAATTCTTCCAAAGAACCTTGGAACTCAACTTGAGCTTTCACTTGTTCCATTTCTTTACGGATTCGTGCGACTTCTTCCAATCCGGTTTTATGGATCTCATCCGGTGTTTTATCTGTTGTAGTCCAGCTTTTGACATAATAAGCATAAACATTATTACCATTTGGCAATGCATCATAACCATCTGTCGTTCTAGCTTTTGGCAAATATTCTTTTTCTAAAAAATCAGCCATTTTGAGATAGGCAGGAATCAACTTATTCTTGATAGCATCTTGGTAAAGCTTGGCATATTTGTTAGCAGTCACCGGCTTGAAATCTTTTGGAAGGTTTTTTATAGGACCGTAAAAAATATTTTTATCGATTTCGAAAGTTGTGATTTCCTCGGCTTTCATCTGTGGAATCATTTTTAGGACTAATGATTTTGGAAGTACTGTATTATTTTTGATTCCTAATCTAAAATTCTCAATTGCAGAGTCCATCCAAATTGGGAATTCATCAATTCTTTTCAACCAATTTTCATAATCTTTTTCGGTTTTAAAAGGCTGAATTCCTGTTCCACTTCCCAGCATTGGAAAAGTCAAAGGCAAACCATCAAACTGTGTGAAAGGAATATATTCTGGATGATAAGCATAACGCTCCTGCTTGTCTACCAAGGTGTATTCTAGAACATCATAAACTACTTTATGATCATCATCCAGATTATTGTAATCAATTGACTTTAGCCGATTATGCACCGAATTATAGAAAGCAATTTCTTTTTTGATGAAATCCTGGCTGAGATTATCCGGAAGCATGTCATTATACCTATCGTCACCCTGAGAAGTAGCTTCCAAAGGGTAAAATTTCAAATATTCCTCATAATAATTAGATGCGATAGAATCGAGTTCAGAAGTGGCTGAACCTATGGTCGTTATCATTACAGGAGAATCATCTTTTTTGCAAGAAAAGAAGCAATAAGCCAAGATGGTTACACATATAATTTTACACAGATGCGTCATTCAATATAGATTTGATATTGTAAAGATAAGATTTAAAATGCATTTTCGGACTCCATCCACCAGCACAACAATTAATAAGTTATACTAATTCTATAATTTATCTTTCTTAAAACTAATAATAAAAATAACCCACAAAAATTTTTCAAATTCAACCAAATTTTTATCTTTGTTAAGCACAATTTAAATTATCAAAAACTCAATATCCTTATAATGAAAGGAATATTAAAGATCTATCATCCGGAAGAAACTCTGAAATATTTTATCAGAAACACCTATTGCAAATCCGTTTATCTTAATGCCCAGAATTTCTTGGAAGTAGAAATCATCACGGATGATTCTCTGGAACATGTGGATGACGATTCCTTACAATACCAATTTCCCCAATTATCGCTTAACATTTCCGAGTTCCCAATAGCGGAATCTGAACTGGAAGGAAAAACTTTTCTTGTAGAAGACACAGAAGAAGACACTTACACAGAAGTTGACCTCTATGACGATGATGAAGCTTTTCTCTATGATAATGATCTGAGCTTTTCGAAAAACGATAAAAATGAGCTGGAGCTTTGCTGGAAAGGTAATATTACGGATTTTTACACAGGATCCGAAGAGCCTATTCCTTTTAAGCTCAAGTGCAACTTTCGTCAGGACGACATCGAAGTAGACGATTAATCCGTATCCAAAAAATAATAATTATATTTACGATTCGTTATAAAACTAATTATAACGAAAATACTTGATTGGGATGTATCAGGATTTGGATGATATCGTTTTTGAAGACCGGCATAAAGCTTA is from Epilithonimonas vandammei and encodes:
- a CDS encoding Abi family protein → MGSIATTVDEQLKILTDRGMTFDYEEAKLKEILLDIGYYKLGFYWHHFQKDRNHNFLEGTKISDVIKLYYLDVNLKSVLAKAINRIEVNFKTKLIYFGSNKYKDNPFWFCDTTLIEDYFTDEFPRVYTNKFINDNKPIKNHHKKYPKQTYAPAWKTLEFLSLGTIIVLYSCLKDINLKKEIALCFGVKKPQIFENYLKTIVFIRNICAHNDLLYDSNTAKEIETTPMIIFNNNNRHSLDSSIKVILYFLGQVSANRRNEVQKEIDIIFREHQSNPIISTILTEKSNYRF
- the dcm gene encoding DNA (cytosine-5-)-methyltransferase; amino-acid sequence: MKSNTVKFIDLFAGLGGIRLGFEKAFKNAGMETECVMTSEIKPYAVKTLKHNFGHEFLAGDIFEIRNEFIPDFDFLLGGFPCQPFSAGGKRQGFLDTRGTLFFEIERILRDKKPYGFILENVEGLVKHDLENKNDKIGRTLKTILHTLENDLGYKTSWKVFDSLEFGLPQSRKRIFIVGTKDEKIDLDGNEPQFKALESVLEKGLPTLKSDFIDKLLSHFSLEDLYGKSIKDKRGGDNNIHSWDIEIKGSVSKQQAEILNQLFKQRRKKQWAEEIGIDWMDGMALTLEQINTFIDLPKKELKTLLDDLTSKGYLKLEHPKKLVKIQTENGVATSREYDETKPKGYNIVTGKLSFEVNKVLDPKDIAPTLVATDVSRLAVPDGNGLRRLTIREGLRLFGYPEWYEIPTKEYDAFDLLGNTVAVPVVEFVVSRIIETRNLEFMTLDNIHSKLHQVH
- the bcp gene encoding thioredoxin-dependent thiol peroxidase, with the translated sequence MLKLGDSLPEFVGTNQEGNEINSEQFKGKKLVVFFYPKASTPGCTAEACNLRDNYSVLKKKGYQLLGVSADSVKRQKNFSDKNELPFDVIADENHDIIDKFGVWQLKKFMGREFMGIVRTTFVFDENGICIQVIEKVKTKDHAAQILE
- the nth gene encoding endonuclease III — encoded protein: MTKKQRAQIIQEELEKLYPEVPIPLDHKDAYTLMVAVALSAQTTDRKVNQITPKLFAVADTPEKMAKLSMEEIKELIKEIGLANSKAKNLKKMAEVLVEKFNSVVPQTYEELESLAGVGHKTASVVMSQGFGFPAFPVDTHIHRLMTQWKLTSGKNVIETERDAKNLWNENVWNKLHLQIIFYGREYSPARGNKENDFIPKLLFEK
- a CDS encoding DpnII family type II restriction endonuclease; amino-acid sequence: MPKISFEAWKNSMSFMIDDDFDNNFLLSIEPLTNYINANCNRFSSPEELSIFLTEVDNFSPVVKLKAFVSLIGLSEERLKRVVSLLRYRFNGEEFKTEWDVKKISRTIKNDVEFRVLLIDFFINGRNSRIGAEIPLYYMRNFKLNEVDFIEVLKDFKYVERILNDNEIQDKYSNKVGAHVEKIIQSRLDTYKININSSLTYELQKEFPLLNKNIDFLIPSVGAPIILIESSYNITTGSGQSKRADQLVEFYGALMRHNANHRANKIIMLNYCDGFGWVGRQNDLHRIYDASDYVFNQRNLNVLDEVLNEYYPMS
- a CDS encoding HPP family protein, encoding MSRHIKRRLRQTKYIFYQETLVDFKDHFWSFLGAFFGIGLIAFLQSQHFSEIENIFLIGSFGASSVLIYGAVNSPLAQPRNLIGGHVLSALVGVTAYKFVPDILWLNASIAVASSIVVMQITKTMHPPGGATALIAVLPSDKIQELGYWYALSPVLSGVLILLIMALIFNNIPKGRKYPHHIKQTKYYHMRRMLKNKN
- a CDS encoding DUF885 domain-containing protein, whose translation is MTHLCKIICVTILAYCFFSCKKDDSPVMITTIGSATSELDSIASNYYEEYLKFYPLEATSQGDDRYNDMLPDNLSQDFIKKEIAFYNSVHNRLKSIDYNNLDDDHKVVYDVLEYTLVDKQERYAYHPEYIPFTQFDGLPLTFPMLGSGTGIQPFKTEKDYENWLKRIDEFPIWMDSAIENFRLGIKNNTVLPKSLVLKMIPQMKAEEITTFEIDKNIFYGPIKNLPKDFKPVTANKYAKLYQDAIKNKLIPAYLKMADFLEKEYLPKARTTDGYDALPNGNNVYAYYVKSWTTTDKTPDEIHKTGLEEVARIRKEMEQVKAQVEFQGSLEEFLNYVKTDPKAMPYKTSAEVLAGFQSILDKITPKLKTMFNVTPKTPFEIRQTEKYREASASAEYIQGSADGKRPGIFYMPIPDPTKFNVTSGMESLFLHEAIPGHHYQISLQQENTKLPKFMRFGWIGAYGEGWALYCESLGSEFGLYTDPYQKMGSLSDEMLRAVRLVIDTGIHTGQMSREEAIKYFLSNVAYDEAGATAEVERYMALPGQALSYKTGAMKIRELRNKCQNEQGKKFNLASFHDEVLSQGCLPLEVLERKMNLWSKGVKQ